A window of the Scylla paramamosain isolate STU-SP2022 chromosome 34, ASM3559412v1, whole genome shotgun sequence genome harbors these coding sequences:
- the LOC135090178 gene encoding uncharacterized protein LOC135090178, translating into MSAVTLEDLWCQCDGNASATPHRVLMHRQMTKLHAAAQRHAIWYVAVVLALYVFGLVIIIRRSGRTERHTAASALSFCFSRAASTVASRRKKRRSRGDRPRVSPPSDPRQQVIPSLQVHLVVPEDDDEMEISMVTTVA; encoded by the coding sequence ATGTCCGCGGTGACGCTGGAGGACTTGTGGTGCCAGTGTGACGGCAACGCCAGCGCCACGCCGCACCGGGTCCTCATGCACCGCCAGATGACCAAGCTGCACGCGGCGGCGCAGCGGCACGCCATCTGGTACGTGGCTGTCGTCCTTGCCCTGTACGTGTTCGgcctcgtcatcatcatcagacgGTCTGGACGAACGGAGAGACACACGGCAGCCTCGGCactctccttctgcttctctcgCGCTGCCTCCACCGTcgccagcaggaggaagaagcgtAGGAGCAGAGGCGATCGTCCCCGCGTCAGCCCGCCGTCAGATCCCCGCCAGCAGGTCATCCCGTCCCTGCAGGTGCATCTGGTGGTGccggaggacgacgacgagatGGAGATATCGATGGTGACGACTGTGGCCTAG